TTCATTTTCCCATGATTGAACTAGAATTAGTTGTTCTTTTGAGTTGTTTTTTTTATAGCTGACCACAAATGGTCGTCATCTTTGGATGCAATATTTTTATTTGGTTTTCTATGGTTCAGTTTGaagcttttttccttttctctATTCAAGGCGGGGCTTTATATGGAGCTGATTTTTATAAGCATATACTCGCATTTACGATTTAGGACCCAATGCAATGGAGGAATAGACTTGCAAACTCATATTTCCCTTGGCTTATAAATTCTTCAATGCATTATAAAGTTACCTGCAAttgaatccttttttttttttaattcttgtttctttTTCTGTGATTGCTTTctgaatttttatttctttattttatgaaTCTTAAACTGTAGCCATTACCTGAATTGTTTATTTAACTAGGATTAGGATATGGGAAGGTAAGACAGATTGATTTGCAGCAAACTACCCCTGTCCCATTCCCCCTCTATTCTCTCTCTCCCACCTTCTATTCTTCTCTTGTTCATCCTTCTTCAGTAATCATTTGCTTCTGTCATTGAACTAGTTGCTCGGATGTGTATTTGACTTCTGTAATTTTTCTGTCTTGGATCTGGCTGAACTTACATTAAGCGATTGAACAGGTATCAATGGGCTATGGTACAATCACAGCACATGCATTAATGAGTTTAGAAGCTCGCGGAACACTCTTCGTTACTCCTGGAATGGAGGTTCTTTCCTGACAGTTTGTCTTTCTGTTTCTGTTTACTTCTAGCATAGTTCATGTAGTCTTCTCTCAATTTATAAAGAAATTCTTTACATTGCACTGTTTGCTTCCCTAATGGTAGGCTTCTATGGGTAAATGGATTCATGCAACCTTTTGAGTTGATTCATGTTAACTTGTATAACATATTGTCATAACTATGCAGTACCTTCATTGATGATTGGTTCCCTCATATGATGATTATGTAAATCTATATATGGAAAGTTTTCCCTGTTGTCAATCTTGACATCTTTTAATTACTCTAATCACCAGTGATACTTGCTCACTTTCTGTTTGTTATTTTGCAGACATATGATGGCATGATTGTTGGTGAACATTCACGGGATACAGATCTTGATGTAAGAAGGATTTATGCCTCTTATGTTGTACATTATGTTATTTCTAGATGAAAGGTATTAGAGTTATTTCCTTGTCACAGGTTAACCCAGTTAGGACCAAGGAACTTACTAATGTGCGTGCCGCTTGCAAAGACGAGAATGTGAGACTATCTCCACCTCGCCTGGTATGCAATGGCTAACTTTGCGGTTTTATTGATTGCTTCTGTTCTTATTAACGAGTTACCAATCCTTGCACCATTGATGTAAAGCATCTTGACACGATACTAACAAAAAAGTCCAATTCACAACTCATTCATTCTCAATTTCTTGATAAATGATATatgagataaataaataaaaaaataaaagggaaTAAGCCAATTGCATGGGTTGTATGCAAAAGCTACACCAAAAGAGTATTAGAAAATAAAAGAGttggaaagaaaagaaatcagGAATTTAATACAGTTAAAAATGAAGATGATTCAATGACCATgtaattcataaataattttccCCTGCAATATGGGTTTTTTGTGCATTCATGTGGTCTGTAAGTAGGAGACTCTTACTAGACAGAACGCAATAGAAGTGTTTTTGTAGAGTCTATTCTCAGTGTTCGGGAAATTTGTATAAAAGTTCACATTGCTGCTGCTTGAGGAATAAAAATCCACAAATGGAAATTAGGAAAGAGAACCAGGTTTTGATATGTGATAAACAGCTTAAACTATACGCTTGAGATATGCTAATGACATTAGAATGCATCTATATGCAGATGACTCTAGAAGAAGCCATCGGGTATGTTGCTTCTGATGAATTCATTGAGGTGAGTTGCACTTAATATTTTTGCTTTTCCATTTCTGGCTTATGGGACAACCTTAAAGCATATTTGATTGTTCTAAAATATCTTAGGCCATTCCACTGATTTTGCGTATGGTTCGTATAGTTCATATTTCTTAAACATATTTCAGCAGCATTGCTTCATTGTTCTTGCTGACTGGCGCAGAACATTCTCCATTGATtatattgcatcttcttttgtggCTCCCTACAGCATTTCTGATATTCTGTTGTACATGCAGGTCACACCTAAGGCCATTCGGCTAAGAAAAAGATACCTGGATGTTAATAAGCGTAAAGCCATGAGTAAGAAGCCAAAAGAATAAAATTATTCTCAAAAAATTTTTTCAACCATATACCTCAATTTTTGAAAGTAGCAGAGCATGTGCCATATGTACTCCTTCATTATGTCTCCCTAAATATTTATATAGGTATATTTTAGTCAATTCTGAAGAAATATTCTTTGACAAATGGCAAGAGAACTTGTATTCATATGATCAATTCTGAAGAAAAATTCTTTGACAAATGGCAAGAGAACTTGCAGTCAGTGAAACAATAATGCCGTATGATCAATCATGCCCATTGATTTAATACATTAACAGCTATTTTTCTAATTCAACCATCATAAAGCCATTTTGCTATGTATCTTATTTAGTCAAAATATTAGTGGAGTTGATTTTTTACCTATACATTATTGAAATGTTAAATTTTAGTTTACTCGGAATAAACCTGCAATGGTTGATGAATTGAGGAAATTTTACAACTATGTTCTGCCTTGATGCTTGGATTTATGTAAAAGAATGAAGAACAGCTTCCAGACAAATTAGTGCAAGTCTTTCTGCTTCTTCCTGACAAAGTTAATTCCTTCCAATTGTCGGTTTGTGGTTTGTGAGTTGCTATTGAGAAAAACATTAACTATATCGGTTAAATACAACTGAAAACTTATTTTACATTGAAATTGGTATGTTTtagatataaaaatatatttttagctACGTTTTTTCAGATTTTTCAAGGAGCAGGTCGGCCATGTTTTATATTCCAAAAAGATGAAGAAGGGCCTTGTAGTTAGGTTTTCATTATACGAGTATACCAATTGAAGAAAGAAAACCTCAAGAAAGAAAAAGAACAAGTTGTGGGAATAATTCAAAAAAGCTTTTTATTTTATGAGAATTAGAGATTGTTTAAGATTAAAGTTTTAAATTGGTGCAAAAATaatatgataataaaatataatttagagaatcattttaaaaattaagcttgaaaatgttaaaataataacatgaatAAAAGAATTTATTTGCCAACAAAAATTAGTTCAGTTAATGATACTTAATCAATACTCTTATTATATTGAAAGTTTAAATCTTATTAACCTTCCCTTTTGTGGAATTTTATTGTAATTCTTTAATAAAATTAGTGGTATGTTGTGATCTAATTGTAGAAGTCTCTTTTTAtcagaatttttatttattaaaaaatagattttatttaaaattgtggttaaaagactagaaagttgattttgaaattattttttttaaatagtaatattttttttatttcaaattaattgtgCATATGAAGCGCTTACTACTATATTAAAAGTTTAAACTATTAATAGaagtctaattttaattttttataatgtaGCAGCTCAAATACCGTAAGTAAAAAGAATATAGATAACATGTTAACTCGCTTAGTCAACATATTAAAATTTGAACTCTAATACCTTATAaattttataacatctcatgcgaAAAGGGAATATCTTGGTTAGAGCGATTTTTTGATAGGACAGGGCTTGTTGGTGCCCTTCTTTAAATGGGGGGCAAGAATAAATCGAGTCCCATATCGAAAATATAGGGAAAAGTAAATAATCATATAAGTGACAAACCTTCTAATATCGATAGCGCGCTTTTTGGCTTTAAAGAAGAGGTCCaatggacaaaactgtgaggtccAGTGAgcaaaagcggacaatactattcAATGGGGTAGGCGGAAAAGGAGGGGTTATAAATTTAGAGATGACTTTGATTGGTATATCACAAACAAAGCTATTCATTTTCaagcaaattaaattgaaaatttcttACCTACAATTGGTTGTATAAATACCGAATTAATAGAAAATCGTATACATATATTTTTAAGTAAGATCTATTatgtttttaaataaaaatagcaTTTATTGATTAGTTAGATGTATATACTTGAGTATgactaaaaattatttaattgaattattaaaaaattataaaatatttagaaaagactataaaagaattaattatcttTAAAATATAAAAGATGAATCTTATATAGTTATaagtgaaattaaatatatactagaagcattcaataatttttattaaattttattaatttttttaaagttaaATGTATTTCTTTTACTCGCTCATGTTTCGGTTCAACCTTTTAATAGAACCAAACTTGCTGGTTTGATCATTTAGAATCTAACCAAATTCATCAAATTAGTTCAAAatcaatttgaaaattttagttaatttttttttaaatcttaaagAGAAAAAATTATCAGAATTTTCCTTATTAgtattttaaattatgaagtaAATAAtcaattcataaaataaaaatgtGAAATTAACCCAAAACATTAAAATGATTAGAAAAACCAAACCCGATTAGCCGGTCCTGTAATCATTTACTAATTTTTCGGTTTACGCCGGTGTCGAAAGCTTTCGGTTCGCTCACCCTGTTGTTAGATAGATTCATCTTAGCATCTTCCATAGCCGTACATCAAGAAACCAAGACTAACCAATCTATTTTTAATCTTCGTTTTCAAAAACCCACATATCTCATCTTCAATATCGAAAAGCAAGACTACCCTTTTCGTTTGATCTTCATTTCCAAAAACCCCATAACCCCTTTCATTCAAAACGCTGAGAAAGAGAGGGAATTTAGGTTAATGGGGGCTTACAGGGCAGACGAGGACTATGACTACTTGTTCAAGGTGGTGTTAATAGGTGACTCTGGGGTTGGGAAATCCAATCTCTTGTCAAGATTCACGAGAAATGAATTCAGCCTGGAATCTAAATCCACCATCGGTGTTGAATTCGCCACTCGCAGCATCCACGTTGATGACAAGGTCGTCAAGGCCCAGATTTGGGACACTGCTGGCCAGGAAAGGTATATTTCAATAACAATCTTGAATTCCAAAACAACCCATTTCTATTTCTGCTATATGGGTTTTGTTTCTTTTTAGCTGCTGCTCAAAGCAAACTGCATTAGCTTTATTCTTGCTTCTCATACTAGATCTGTATCTTAAGTGCTTAGAGCTATATAATTACCATTTATATGCGTTATTGGCTTTTTAGAAAGTTTTTCTATGATAACTATGTTGCTTATTAAAGCTTGAAATGGTGTAAAGAGAACATTTTTTGTTGAGTGTTTTTTTGGGATCGAGTTATTGATAATATACTTTATTTATAGGATAGCTATTGCCAAAGTTTGAATGCTTGTTCTGTTAATTAAAAGCTGCTTATTTGATCCTGATATTTTAAGCAGTAGTTTAATTTTGATCGTTGAATTCCAATATCACTGAGTTAACAGCTCATTGGTATGTCTGAGAGGGTGTTAAATGCCACTAATAGCACCTGAAAGGTGTCATGTGAGTCCAACGTACctaagaaattagggtttaatatTGCCTATTTAATGATTTGGAATTTTCTTAAAAATGTATTGTTTATCTGTGTTAAATATTGATGACGGCCACATTATCCCTCTCATTTCTTGTGTATTTTCTTAGTGTCTTACTTGGCCCAACAGATCCATTTTTAAATGGAAAGCTTTTAAGGCAATAATAGCAAAAAGATATTGCTATTTTCTTCACTGTGAAAGTGATGGACAGattttaaaatatttgattaCAAAATGAGTTCCTTAGATATTTGGATAAGTAGCGTATCTGTACGGTGGGACTCTGGTTGCTGACTGTGAGAAAGGATTGGGTGTGGCTGGCAATGGCTAATTCCTCTGTGTTTTTCTTAGGGAGTGTGCTTTTTCCATAAGCAGCTCTGAATTTTCGGTCTTTTGCATGTGATCTTGTACTATGGTTCACTGTTTTGTTTTTCATTACCAATAAGCTGGGAACAAATCTATGGAGGCTTTTATAATAGCTGAGATGTTCATTGCATTGGCCAGGACTAATGCTTTTTggccttttaacaattttgagtgTTTCGGGTTATTCTTACATTTGATTGTATGTAATGAGAAGAAAACAGGGTAGTTTTGTTATCTTAACTCTGATTTGTTCTCTTGCCTCCATTTTGCAACGATTCCAGCACGCAAAATATTTTTTAAGGAATGCTAAATGGGTCAAACTTGTTACCTCTCTTTGAGTTGTGGAGGATTAGTTTTCCTTCCTTTTTGgagttctctttttttttttttttttttttccgaggTTTGGGGGGTTAGCAAGATATAAATGAAGACATTGGATCTTGTCATACTCCAGCTTTTGAAAATGACCACCTTTTGTTTGTTTCTAGTCCTTATTATTTATCTTGGTTGGACAGGGTTATTTCCTATCATCACATTAATTTGGGAAACAAATTTTCAtcctattatatttccttatttcAGATATCGCGCGATCACTAGTGCATACTATAGAGGAGCTGTTGGTGCCTTGCTTGTCTACGATGTCACTCGACATGTCACCTTTGAAAATGTGGAGAGATGGTTGAAGGAGCTTCGGGATCACACTGATTCCAACATCGTTATCATGCTTGTGGGAAACAAGGCAGATTTGAGGCACTTGCGTGCAGTTACAACTGAGGATGCCAAGGCATTTGCTGAGAGAGAAAACACTTTTTTTATGGAAACCTCTGCCCTAGAGTCCTTGAATGTTGAAAACGCCTTCACCGAAGTACTAACCCAGATATATCGTGTTGTCAGTCGGAAGGCTCTTGAGGTTGGGGATGATCCAGCAGCCTTGCCCAAGGGACAGACTATTAATGTTGGCAAAGATGATGTCTCAGCTATGAAAAAAGTTGGATGCTGCTCAGCATAGTCAGAATAAATGAAGTATTGGTGTTAGTATTTTCTCCTTCAAAGATTTGCATTTCAGTGTTTTGAAGATGCCTTTGTTTCTTTGCAAACATGTCCAAAAGAAGCCACCTGGAATGCTCATAAAGCATTTGTAGTTTGATGGCTTAGAGATTAGCAAACTTGCTTAAGTTGAGAAACAACTCAAGGGTTCAGATTCAAGAGACTATCCCATTTGGCTGGCATTTCTGTTACTTTTCTTGTTATTCTTTTGTATGTTTGTTTCAATGGGTGTTGTTGTAAGCCGTAGACAGATCCAACCCTCTAGATTAGGTTATATTTTATTGCTCAGATTTGAAATTTATGTTGAGACTGTGGTGCTTTTACTGGATTTATTGATTAATTGATTAGCCCGTCCTGATTTATAATTTCATATGTTCATATTATTGCTTGCACATCCAAAATAGTCATCAAGCTTGTAATCACGTACAAAATGCCTCGTGATTCACAAATGGGTTGATTGCAAAGAACCCTCAACAGCCTTCCTGCGCTCATGGCCTTGATTGAGGTCCACTAGATACCCAGGATATTACAGAATAATTTGTTGGAAAAAGCGGGGCTTTTGTAGCAATATGTAAAAATACAGGGCTTATTTAACCAATTAACtaaagtttattttttatttttttattttttatgttgctTAATTAAAACCCTAGCTATAAAAAAGGAATCCTCTATTATTAAATCTAGCAGGCAAGTAGAGAAGGGAAGCGACGGCGGAGGCGGCGATGGACACAGAGGGTTGAAGAAGGTAAAAGAGAAGAGTATTCGAAGCGGCCAAAAGGAGGAGCGTGTGGATATTGAAAAACTGAGGGGATCATGATGTTTTTTCTTCTATTAAGTAGTTTTCAATCTGAATCTAAACTCCATTGCTGCTCCTCTTCTTTCTTCCTTCCCTCTCTCCCTGTACGCTCGCTACCAATCGCAATCGCTTCCCTTTGGGACCTCTTGATGATGATGATCAGCTTACAAATCTGAAGGTTCCCAATCCCAATCTCGAATCGAATGTACTGATTAAATTGATTAATCAGCTAGcttatttctaaaattaatttttttaaactactttctaaaattaattatttttaaaattattaaaatttctgTTCATCAATTTGACattgagattaaaaaaaaaaaaaaaaaaacgcttTTCCAAAagcaatttaattttattttgtttacatgttaaaaaaaatttgaaaatttattttttttatttaaaattttagtctttaaatatattaaatttatctttaaattaattttaatattttttaattaatatatttaaaaattttttttaataataatttcaataatactAAAGGAAATATTAAAACTAAATTTAATAATCATAaaagtattaaaataatataaatttttaaatttttttagcaaaatttgaaataataatacactttttttaaaattttaaatttcagtgTGAAACGACTTTAGACTTGTATAATATGGTGAAATGGTAATTATGtaacatttttaatttttaaatttaatattttgtgaataaatattaatattttattttgtttaaattttagaaaattatttgaaatttttctgattttagaaattgggttcgattttctaaaaatataaaattttaatgatttttaaaaattaatttaaagaccacgtggcaaaactaaaaatatatttggactttacgaatttttctgagttttctagaatttttttgaaatttttgagccttattttcggtcccaaggcagaataaaattttaaaattttgtatcctgaatcagacctgccgaatcgaaccggatcggatcggaccggccatttctttttctttttcctccgcGCGCGCGCCCGACACTCCCTCTttctctctcgttttctctctcctccctcctcctctTGCCGCGCTACTGCCACCCTAGTCTTCTCAGCTCGCCGGCGCCACCCCAGCCCCTCCCCGCCGCCGGCCGACTCTCCAAGCTGCCGGAAAAGTCGCGCGAAACCTCTCCTTCGCGCAGCACGCCGTTTCGCCTTTCCAGCCAAAATTCGGTAGATCCGGCCACCGatcggatcgggtcttgtgtcaaatcccttctacacctcgagagctttccatagacactaagaacactaaaatccatagagtggtttgcccaatttttgtcctggaagttttagctcatttcgacttttgggataaatttctcgcaaaccataaaccccacgagaaaaccgagagtaccggagtgctccactcgtcgagagcttcgcggcaataccaatttcaaaatttttcgacaccgtttttcgatagGTACCGCTAAATTTCGTAGTATtttttgagcattaaatgagctttgaaaattccgtaaaaattatatactaacccccgtgttgtgggcttcgtgtaggtaccttcaattcacggaaattcagCGGTTGCCTGGGTCTGTAAATTTCGGACCGGACAGACAGGCTacagaaaaagtcttggaattgggtcgagattttggctaccccatcgttgtcagacgtcccgagcgcgttcccgaggtcggaatcggcataggtaaacccgaatcttactttttcttaattatttagtgcttgaattggattaaaaatccataaaatattcgtggtagcttagaaaattataattccttttgcattagcttggtaataatgctaaggaccgcggggcaaagttttagaatttttagagctcatttgggtagtttttgcaaaaggattaattataaggactaaactataattttatatattatgattgttgactgtttggatggtcctaggaggggctatgtgatatgattgagttgtaggtgtgtggtttgtggatatagaagtgcgttttaagcctttttgcagattggtaagtcctaggtataggggagactctgtcaaatttttggcacgacttaggatatctttggtcttttcttagtttgtattgagtcaaatgtattaaataattgtaataaaattgttaggtgagccgggacagccttcctcctctgcccagccaccacagtgacttcggttaagtctgtgagtaaaatattaattttaattgtaatttcgatattattatatgttcaagcatgcccatgcatcacttataaatatgtatttatgtagttaaacactaggcacattttatattgcattcataattattgaagtgttatggatgttgtttgtgataatttggagcagtgtgtgtgtgtggcgtgcgtgtggtatggtattggatatggacaggacgggtagacatggcttgagagatactcgctgggacctggtccttcggggtagacacggcttgagaaacactcactgggaccccgcatttggtttattaagcgaaagtccggcttgagagacactcgctggcagaggtttgattaagagggttgtataggggattagctcccatatatgtattgtttggcagtattgggtgtgtgagtgctccaaattacctttttgctgattGTGTTatgaattatatgaaaatattgacgacgttgcatttcactccacatggtgcattaactttagatagctatagagattatggttaaaattgatattttactctctgagtcgaacgctcactcatgttcatctatttttccaggctacaggaggattattattatagctaacctgctcttcttcttcgcaggtccattgatagtaattaatgtattttgtataattgagttaaatttttagacttcgcatgtgttataagcacttatttttattttggacctgtaaaattattaactgtgtgcatgatgggattggatgagggagctgaactCTCATTTGAgtaatgacatttt
This sequence is a window from Hevea brasiliensis isolate MT/VB/25A 57/8 chromosome 10, ASM3005281v1, whole genome shotgun sequence. Protein-coding genes within it:
- the LOC110643552 gene encoding ras-related protein RABA1f; amino-acid sequence: MGAYRADEDYDYLFKVVLIGDSGVGKSNLLSRFTRNEFSLESKSTIGVEFATRSIHVDDKVVKAQIWDTAGQERYRAITSAYYRGAVGALLVYDVTRHVTFENVERWLKELRDHTDSNIVIMLVGNKADLRHLRAVTTEDAKAFAERENTFFMETSALESLNVENAFTEVLTQIYRVVSRKALEVGDDPAALPKGQTINVGKDDVSAMKKVGCCSA